The Petrocella atlantisensis genome has a window encoding:
- a CDS encoding RNA polymerase sigma factor gives MLLFTFVVDDEVSKPSTYKNLNIDEGLFIRIGESDMVAFDELYQITERTLYTYALSLTKNHEEALDLIQETYVKVLSAAHLYKPMGKPLAWLFTITKNLYLSQLRKDKRIIYMEDQQLSNDHRFSYITDPEDKMVLEVALKQLTSEESQIVLLHAVTGMKHKEIASNLGLGLSTTLSKYHRAIKKLRAYLEEKEGAL, from the coding sequence ATGCTACTGTTTACCTTTGTTGTAGACGATGAAGTTTCTAAGCCATCGACATATAAAAATCTAAATATTGACGAAGGACTCTTTATCCGTATTGGTGAATCTGATATGGTTGCTTTTGACGAACTGTATCAGATTACAGAAAGGACACTTTACACTTATGCCTTATCTCTAACAAAAAATCACGAGGAAGCTTTGGACTTAATTCAAGAGACTTATGTTAAGGTTCTGTCTGCGGCTCATTTATATAAACCCATGGGTAAACCTTTGGCTTGGCTTTTTACTATAACTAAGAACTTATACTTGAGTCAACTCAGAAAAGATAAGCGTATTATCTATATGGAAGATCAGCAGCTTAGTAATGATCATCGCTTTTCCTATATAACAGATCCGGAAGATAAAATGGTACTAGAAGTAGCCCTCAAACAATTGACCAGTGAAGAAAGCCAGATTGTTCTTTTACATGCAGTAACAGGCATGAAACACAAAGAGATAGCAAGCAACTTAGGGCTAGGGCTTTCTACAACGCTGTCCAAGTACCACAGGGCTATAAAAAAATTAAGAGCATATTTAGAAGAAAAGGAGGGTGCACTATGA